The following are from one region of the Planctomycetia bacterium genome:
- a CDS encoding PSD1 and planctomycete cytochrome C domain-containing protein, whose amino-acid sequence MLRRQVFLSMTIVAVSVAARPASAADDHDFFEKRIRPVLVEHCYECHSASARKIGGNLRLDTRDGTRRGGDSGPAIVPGDPSKSLLLQAVRYGDDSLQMPPKGKLSSEAIANLERWIKTGAADPRIADAASPVKPENSAWSETLRARRAWWSLQPVKKPPVPETSDTNAGTHPVDRFLAAHLKSQSLALAPHAELGTLARRLSFVLTGLPPKQDVIDALVAGKDQQSAYAAMVDRMLASPHFGERWARHWMDIVRFSETHGNEWNYEVHYAWRYRDYLIRAFNADVAYDQLVREHIAGDLLPRPRLNTAEHFNESVIGTGFYRFGEVNHDDCIGLRQIGYDLVDNQLDTLTKTFQATTVACARCHDHKIDAISARDYHALLGILRSSRLVSHTIDTPEVNRAPLERLKEVKAEIRPLIAAAWARDAEEVAKYMQAAAARHRKQTDAARLAAGLEAERLDLWQKILTAETSTVDEPFDVWRTLVREPADDAAMLAAKWQSLVAARRKLQQERLAAEKSHLVWADFRRDGDHGWEVGGQGFRERPTKSGEFVVARAGEALVGSVVPAGYYTHALSDKLNGTLRSPQLPETGKHVSFQVVGRHSSAVRLVSNHCQLNYKNYRALTSDEPTWITFPIPDERATLRNYVELMTMLDNPKFPDQLSSLGGDKQNYRLPWDQAAGDRRSYFGVTQVVLHDDPKPPEASLGHLSRLLDGPVPQTLDDVARNYAGAVRSALRAWTSDACTDDDVRWLSALLKHGLLRNSTQALPEVAQLFADYRRIENEIQSPRVVPGMGDFGSGIEQPIFIRGDWQRPGPPAPRGYLEVFGDDAFASIQGSGRLELAARISSADNPLTARVMVNRIWHHLFGAGLVRTVDDFGRIGDLPSHPELLDYLAARFVEEGWSTKQLIRLIVTSQTFQAAATPSAAALQSDPENRLLSHFPARRLEAEAIRDTILTASGRLDPTLYGSSVQPFREQANADRRLFPGPLDGAGRRSVYIKFNLMESPKFLGAFNLPGGKVAQGRRDATQVPAQALALLNDPFVLQQAEVWAERLCKSSHRSTGERIDAMFRTAYGRLPANEERSQFEAMVETLAKLHGVADERVLTAVPVWRDAAHALFITEEFIYIP is encoded by the coding sequence ATGTTACGTCGGCAAGTATTCCTATCGATGACGATCGTCGCAGTCTCGGTTGCCGCGCGCCCTGCGTCGGCCGCCGACGACCACGACTTCTTCGAGAAGCGCATTCGTCCGGTGCTGGTCGAGCATTGCTACGAATGCCACTCGGCAAGTGCTCGCAAAATCGGAGGAAACCTACGCTTGGATACGCGCGACGGCACGCGGCGCGGCGGCGATTCCGGCCCGGCGATCGTGCCCGGCGATCCAAGCAAGAGCTTGCTGCTGCAAGCCGTGCGCTACGGCGACGACTCGCTGCAAATGCCTCCTAAGGGAAAATTGTCGAGCGAAGCGATCGCCAATTTGGAGCGCTGGATTAAGACGGGGGCCGCGGATCCACGCATCGCCGACGCCGCGTCACCGGTGAAACCCGAGAACTCCGCCTGGAGCGAAACGCTCCGCGCACGGCGCGCTTGGTGGAGCTTGCAACCGGTGAAGAAGCCGCCGGTGCCCGAAACTTCCGACACGAACGCCGGCACCCATCCGGTCGATCGCTTCCTCGCCGCCCATTTGAAATCGCAATCGCTCGCGCTCGCTCCCCATGCCGAACTCGGCACGCTCGCCCGCAGGCTCAGCTTCGTGTTGACCGGCCTCCCACCGAAGCAGGACGTGATCGATGCCCTCGTAGCCGGCAAAGATCAGCAATCGGCATATGCGGCGATGGTCGATCGCATGCTCGCGTCGCCGCATTTCGGCGAGCGTTGGGCTCGGCATTGGATGGATATCGTCCGCTTCAGCGAGACGCACGGCAACGAATGGAATTACGAAGTGCATTATGCGTGGCGCTATCGCGATTATCTGATTCGCGCCTTCAACGCCGATGTTGCCTACGACCAGCTCGTGCGCGAACATATCGCCGGCGATCTGCTCCCTCGCCCGCGTCTCAACACGGCCGAGCACTTCAACGAGTCGGTGATCGGCACGGGCTTTTATCGCTTCGGCGAAGTGAACCACGACGATTGCATCGGACTGCGGCAAATCGGCTACGACCTCGTCGACAATCAGCTCGACACGTTGACGAAGACGTTTCAAGCAACCACGGTCGCCTGCGCACGCTGCCACGATCACAAGATCGACGCGATCTCGGCCCGCGACTACCATGCACTACTCGGCATCTTGCGCAGCTCGCGGCTCGTCAGTCATACGATCGATACGCCTGAGGTGAATCGGGCTCCCCTCGAGCGATTGAAAGAGGTGAAAGCCGAGATTCGCCCTCTCATCGCAGCCGCTTGGGCTCGCGATGCCGAGGAAGTCGCGAAGTATATGCAGGCCGCCGCGGCGCGCCATCGGAAACAAACGGACGCGGCCCGCTTAGCCGCAGGTTTAGAAGCCGAGCGGCTCGATCTTTGGCAAAAGATACTGACTGCGGAAACATCGACAGTCGACGAGCCGTTCGACGTTTGGAGAACGCTCGTTCGCGAGCCGGCCGACGACGCCGCCATGCTCGCCGCAAAATGGCAATCGCTCGTCGCCGCGCGTCGAAAACTCCAACAAGAAAGACTCGCAGCCGAAAAATCTCATCTTGTTTGGGCCGATTTTCGGCGCGACGGCGATCATGGCTGGGAAGTCGGCGGGCAAGGGTTTCGCGAGCGGCCCACCAAGAGCGGCGAGTTCGTCGTCGCCAGAGCGGGCGAAGCGTTAGTCGGATCCGTCGTGCCGGCCGGATATTACACTCACGCACTGAGCGACAAACTCAACGGCACCTTACGATCGCCGCAGCTTCCCGAGACCGGGAAGCATGTGAGCTTTCAAGTCGTCGGACGGCATAGCAGCGCCGTGCGCCTGGTCTCCAACCATTGCCAATTGAACTACAAGAATTATCGAGCCCTCACTTCCGACGAGCCGACTTGGATCACGTTTCCGATTCCCGACGAGCGCGCGACGCTGCGGAACTACGTCGAGCTGATGACGATGCTCGACAATCCGAAGTTTCCCGATCAACTCTCGTCGCTCGGCGGCGACAAGCAGAACTACCGCCTTCCTTGGGATCAAGCGGCCGGAGACCGCCGCTCTTATTTCGGCGTCACGCAGGTCGTCTTGCACGACGATCCGAAACCGCCAGAAGCATCGCTCGGCCACCTTTCCCGATTGCTCGACGGACCTGTTCCGCAAACGCTCGACGACGTGGCCCGTAACTACGCCGGCGCCGTACGCAGTGCCTTGCGCGCGTGGACGAGCGACGCTTGCACCGATGACGACGTTCGTTGGCTGAGTGCCTTATTGAAGCATGGCTTGTTACGGAACTCGACGCAGGCGCTTCCCGAAGTCGCGCAGCTCTTCGCCGACTATCGACGCATCGAGAACGAGATTCAGTCGCCGCGCGTCGTGCCGGGCATGGGAGACTTCGGCTCGGGCATCGAGCAGCCGATCTTCATTCGCGGCGATTGGCAACGCCCCGGCCCGCCGGCGCCGCGAGGGTATTTAGAAGTCTTCGGCGACGATGCATTTGCTTCGATCCAAGGAAGCGGGCGATTAGAATTGGCCGCGCGAATCTCCTCGGCCGACAACCCACTCACGGCTCGGGTCATGGTGAATCGGATCTGGCATCATTTGTTCGGCGCAGGGCTCGTCCGCACGGTCGACGACTTCGGCCGCATCGGAGACTTGCCGAGCCATCCGGAGCTACTCGATTATCTCGCCGCACGCTTCGTCGAAGAAGGCTGGTCGACGAAGCAGTTGATTCGTCTGATCGTTACGTCGCAAACGTTTCAAGCTGCGGCAACGCCGTCGGCGGCGGCCTTGCAAAGCGATCCGGAAAATCGCCTGCTTTCGCATTTCCCTGCGCGTCGATTGGAAGCGGAAGCGATTCGCGACACGATCCTAACCGCTTCCGGAAGGCTTGATCCGACCCTCTACGGCTCGAGCGTGCAGCCGTTTCGCGAACAAGCAAATGCCGATCGAAGATTATTTCCGGGTCCGCTCGATGGAGCCGGGCGACGGAGCGTTTACATTAAGTTCAATCTGATGGAGTCGCCGAAGTTTCTCGGCGCGTTTAACCTACCCGGAGGAAAAGTCGCGCAGGGTCGTCGCGATGCGACGCAAGTGCCGGCGCAGGCCTTGGCATTGCTGAACGATCCCTTCGTCTTGCAGCAAGCCGAAGTGTGGGCCGAGCGGCTCTGCAAGAGTTCGCACCGTTCGACCGGCGAGCGCATCGACGCGATGTTCCGCACCGCTTACGGACGCCTGCCGGCAAACGAGGAGCGTTCGCAATTCGAAGCGATGGTCGAGACGTTGGCTAAGCTGCACGGCGTCGCCGACGAGCGTGTCTTAACGGCGGTTCCGGTCTGGCGCGATGCGGCCCATGCGTTGTTCATCACCGAAGAATTCATTTACATTCCCTAA